Proteins from a genomic interval of Salvelinus sp. IW2-2015 linkage group LG14, ASM291031v2, whole genome shotgun sequence:
- the hnf4g gene encoding LOW QUALITY PROTEIN: hepatocyte nuclear factor 4-gamma (The sequence of the model RefSeq protein was modified relative to this genomic sequence to represent the inferred CDS: deleted 2 bases in 1 codon; substituted 1 base at 1 genomic stop codon) — protein MKYPSVSVSNSLLDMDVANYSEGLDPTYSTLGFDHADVLYGGGDSMPAEPGLSQADVVNSNCAICGDKATGKHYGASSCDGCKGFFRRSIRKNHIYSCRFNRQCVVDKDKRNQCRFCRLHKCFRAGMKKEAVQNERDRISSRRNIQDNQDLPPITVLAQAESLSQQISASSPRGAVDVSEQKSAGVGDVCDSMRQQLLVLVEWAKYIPAFGELPLDDQSLLRAHAGXHLPTGSAKRSMPYKDFLLLGNGCVIHGSSAEAEIGRVANRILSELVLPFQNIQIDDHEYAALKALVFFDPDAKSLRDPSKIKAMRLQVQMSLEDYINDRQYDSRGRFGELLLLLPTLQSITWQMIEQLQFVKLCGLAKIDNLLQEMLLGGLAAEPAHLHHPGHTQLAQDPLTGHTLVISTMPATHTTQIGKIHTYTHCMRCSSE, from the exons ATGAAGTATCCATCTGTGTCAGTGAGTAACTCTCTGTTGGACATGGATGTAGCCAACTACAGTGAGGGACTGGACCCAACGTACAGCACCCTGGGCTTCGATCATGCTGACGTCCTCTATGGTGGGGGAG acaGTATGCCAGCGGAGCCGGGCCTGTCCCAGGCAGATGTTGTGAACTCTAACTGTGCCATATGTGGAGACAAGGCTACAGGGAAACACTATGGAGCTTCCAGCTGTGATGGATGTAAAGGCTTCTTCAGACGGTCCATACGCAAGAACCACATCTACTCCTGCAG GTTTAACCGTCAGTGTGTGGTGGACAAGGACAAGAGGAACCAGTGTCGGTTCTGCAGACTCCACAAGTGTTTCAGAGCTGGCATGAAGAAAGAAG cgGTTCAGAATGAGAGAGATCGTATCAGCTCCAGAAGAAACATTCAGGACAATCAGGATCTCCCACCTATCACTGTTCTGGCCCAGGCAGAGTCACTGTCTCAACAG ATCAGCGCATCCAGTCCCAGGGGTGCAGTAGATGTGTCGGAACAGAAGTCAGCTGGTGTGGGGGATGTCTGTGACTCCATGAGACAACAGCTGCTAGTGCtggtggaatgggccaaatacaTCCCTGCCTTCGGTGAGCTGCCCTTGGATGACCAG TCTCTGCTCAGGGCTCATGCAGGGTAACACCTTCCTACT GGTTCGGCCAAGAGGTCAATGCCTTATAAGGACTTCCTGCTTCTTG gtAATGGGTGTGTGATCCATGGTAGCAGTGCAGAGGCAGAGATCGGTCGTGTCGCTAACCGTATTCTAAGTGAGCTGGTCCTGCCCTTCCAGAACATCCAGATAGATGACCATGAGTATGCTGCTCTCAAGGCACTCGTCTTCTTTGACCCTG atGCCAAGTCTCTGCGTGATCCGTCTAAGATCAAGGCGATGCGTCTGCAGGTCCAGATGAGTCTAGAGGACTATATTAACGACCGTCAGTATGACTCBAGAGGGAGGTTTGGagagctgctgctactgctgcctaCTCTACAGTCCATCACCTGGCAGATGATAGAACAACTGCAGTTTGTTAAACTCTGTGGCCTGGCCAAGATAGACAACCTACTGCAGGAGATGCTGCTGGGAG GTCTGGCGGCAGAGCCCGCCCACCTGCACCACCCAGGCCACACCCAGTTAGCCCAGGACCCTCtgactggacacacactggtCATCAGCACTATGCCTGCTACACACACTACTCAGATAGGTAaaatacacacctacacacactgcATGAGGTGTTCCTCAGAATAG